From Thermosinus carboxydivorans Nor1, the proteins below share one genomic window:
- a CDS encoding class II glutamine amidotransferase translates to MLGRDERIPSGCAIAGFINEDGRRENGERIRKFIANMRERSNGLGGGFAAYGIYPEYKDYYALHMMYSSRKARTETETFLAEKVVVVKDEPIPTRKIPEIGDSPLLWRYFVEIPPLRRREIIHEECYITDIVMTINSTIDGAFVASSGKNMGAFKAVGYPEDVARFYCLEEYEGYMWTAHGRFPTNTPGWWGGAHPFSLLDWSVVHNGEISSYGINYRYLEEHGYRCSLMTDTEVVVYAFDLLVRKHGLPVTLAAKVLAAPFWKDIDKIGDDDERELLRTLRIVYGSLLLNGPFSVLVARSGELIALTDRIKLRPMVAARQGATLLVATEEAAIREVCSSPDRIWIPEAGTPIIGRLKGGATHA, encoded by the coding sequence ATGCTGGGACGAGACGAACGGATACCCTCAGGGTGTGCAATTGCCGGCTTTATTAACGAGGATGGCCGGCGGGAAAACGGCGAGCGCATCCGCAAATTTATCGCCAACATGCGGGAACGCTCCAACGGCCTGGGCGGCGGGTTTGCCGCTTACGGCATCTACCCGGAGTACAAAGACTATTATGCCCTGCACATGATGTATAGTTCCCGCAAGGCGCGGACAGAAACGGAAACCTTTCTGGCAGAAAAAGTCGTGGTGGTTAAGGATGAACCCATCCCCACGCGCAAAATTCCCGAAATCGGCGATTCGCCGCTGTTGTGGCGGTATTTTGTAGAAATTCCGCCGCTGCGCCGCCGGGAAATTATTCATGAAGAGTGTTATATCACTGACATCGTGATGACGATAAACTCAACTATCGACGGCGCCTTTGTCGCCTCAAGCGGCAAGAACATGGGCGCTTTCAAGGCTGTCGGTTATCCCGAAGACGTGGCCCGCTTTTACTGTCTGGAAGAATATGAAGGCTATATGTGGACTGCCCACGGGCGGTTTCCCACCAATACGCCGGGTTGGTGGGGCGGCGCCCATCCGTTTAGCCTGCTGGACTGGTCGGTCGTGCATAATGGCGAAATATCCTCCTACGGCATCAACTACCGCTATCTGGAGGAACATGGTTATAGATGCAGTCTCATGACCGATACCGAAGTAGTGGTTTATGCGTTTGATTTATTAGTGCGCAAACACGGCCTGCCGGTGACGCTGGCGGCCAAAGTGCTGGCGGCACCGTTCTGGAAGGACATTGACAAAATAGGCGATGACGACGAACGAGAGCTCCTGCGGACGCTGCGCATCGTCTATGGCAGTCTGCTGCTCAATGGGCCTTTTTCCGTCCTGGTGGCCCGCAGCGGCGAATTGATCGCCCTTACCGACCGCATCAAGCTAAGGCCCATGGTGGCGGCGCGGCAGGGGGCGACGTTATTGGTGGCTACCGAGGAAGCGGCTATCCGCGAAGTATGCTCAAGCCCTGACCGCATCTGGATCCCGGAAGCGGGCACGCCAATCATCGGCCGTTTGAAAGGAGGCGCTACTCATGCATAA
- a CDS encoding glutamate synthase-related protein, with product MHKLPAEFKVHIDETCVRCGRCARECSFGALKFEGRVIADHKNCVACHRCVTTCPAEAITITKNPCAYKENALWQPYHLHNIYKQANTGGKLLTSTGCDKPYPVYWDHILLDACQVTNPSIDPLREPMELRTYLGGRPDRVRLATDGGKVRLVEPLPPQIRLETPITFGAMSYGAISLNAHKALAAAAKQSGTLMNCGEGGLHRDLYAYGEHIITQCASGRFGLHADYLNAGAVIEIKIGQGAKPGIGGHLPGEKVSAAISETRMIPEQSDALSPAPHHDIYSIEDLRQLIFAIKEATHYRKPVAVKVSAVHNIAAIASGIVRAGADIISIDGFRGGTGAAPTMIRDNVGIPIEIALAVVDERLRREGIRNRASIIVAGGIRNSADVVKAIALGADAVAIGTAALVALGCHVCQRCHTGKCAWGIATQRDDLVSRLDPEIGAKMLTNLLRAWSLEIKEMLGALGVNALESLRGSRERLRGVGLDAQTLDILGIKPVGR from the coding sequence ATGCATAAACTGCCGGCAGAGTTCAAAGTGCATATTGATGAAACTTGTGTGCGCTGCGGCCGCTGCGCGCGCGAGTGCAGCTTCGGCGCCCTTAAATTCGAGGGCCGCGTCATAGCAGACCACAAAAACTGCGTGGCCTGCCATCGCTGCGTGACCACTTGTCCGGCGGAAGCCATCACTATCACCAAGAATCCCTGCGCTTACAAGGAAAATGCCTTATGGCAGCCATACCACCTGCATAATATTTACAAACAGGCCAATACGGGCGGAAAACTACTGACTTCCACCGGCTGCGACAAACCTTATCCCGTGTACTGGGACCATATTCTTCTCGACGCTTGCCAGGTAACCAATCCGTCCATCGACCCGTTGCGCGAACCGATGGAGCTCAGGACGTATTTGGGCGGACGGCCCGATCGGGTAAGGCTGGCGACCGACGGGGGAAAAGTGCGGCTGGTCGAGCCGCTGCCGCCGCAAATCCGCCTGGAAACGCCCATAACTTTTGGCGCCATGTCCTATGGGGCGATCAGCCTCAATGCCCATAAGGCCCTCGCTGCTGCCGCCAAACAGAGCGGCACGCTGATGAACTGCGGCGAAGGCGGCCTGCACCGCGACCTTTACGCCTATGGCGAGCATATCATCACCCAGTGCGCTTCCGGCCGTTTCGGGCTTCATGCCGACTATCTCAATGCCGGGGCGGTTATTGAAATCAAAATCGGCCAAGGCGCCAAGCCAGGCATCGGCGGCCATCTGCCGGGAGAAAAGGTAAGCGCCGCGATCAGCGAGACCCGCATGATTCCAGAACAGTCCGACGCCCTGTCGCCGGCGCCGCACCATGACATTTATTCCATTGAAGACTTGCGGCAGCTAATCTTTGCCATCAAGGAAGCTACCCATTACCGAAAACCGGTGGCGGTCAAAGTTTCGGCCGTCCACAACATTGCCGCCATTGCGTCCGGTATTGTCCGCGCCGGCGCCGACATCATTTCCATCGACGGGTTCCGCGGCGGCACCGGGGCGGCCCCGACCATGATCCGTGACAATGTCGGCATCCCGATCGAGATTGCGCTAGCCGTTGTTGACGAACGCCTACGGCGCGAGGGCATCAGAAATCGGGCTTCGATCATCGTGGCCGGCGGCATCCGTAACAGTGCCGATGTGGTTAAGGCCATCGCCCTTGGCGCCGACGCCGTGGCGATCGGCACGGCAGCCTTGGTCGCCCTTGGTTGTCATGTGTGCCAGCGCTGTCATACGGGCAAGTGCGCCTGGGGCATCGCTACTCAGCGCGACGACCTGGTCAGCCGCTTGGATCCAGAGATTGGCGCCAAGATGCTGACCAACCTGCTTAGAGCCTGGAGCTTGGAAATTAAGGAAATGCTCGGCGCTCTTGGGGTCAACGCCCTGGAATCGCTGCGCGGCAGCCGGGAACGCCTGCGCGGCGTGGGCCTTGATGCCCAGACGCTCGACATTCTTGGTATAAAACCGGTGGGGAGGTAA
- a CDS encoding GltB/FmdC/FwdC-like GXGXG domain-containing protein has product MNIRVVDAHKLGYRELNNEIRAAVAAGATTIKVEGACGQRYIGTGVNAPVNIEIYGTPGSDLAAFGNGPRITVYGNGQEAVGNTLNAGEIVIHGHVNDVLGVSMRGGRIFIRDYVGYRAGIHMKAYREMKPVIVIGGAAQHFLGEYMAGGVILVLGLGAKDRPPVGDYVGTGMHGGVIYIRGRVDSDCLGKEVSVLPLTDADWDTIRNLVEDYCRYFGGDTQAILDAPFVKLAPVTHRPYGLLYVP; this is encoded by the coding sequence ATGAACATAAGGGTGGTGGATGCGCATAAGTTGGGTTATCGGGAACTGAATAACGAGATTCGCGCCGCGGTGGCAGCCGGCGCCACTACGATAAAGGTGGAGGGCGCCTGTGGCCAGCGCTACATCGGCACCGGCGTGAACGCACCGGTAAATATCGAGATTTACGGCACGCCGGGCTCGGATTTGGCCGCTTTTGGCAACGGGCCGCGCATCACCGTCTACGGCAACGGCCAGGAAGCGGTGGGTAATACACTCAATGCCGGGGAAATCGTAATCCACGGTCATGTCAATGATGTCCTGGGTGTTTCGATGCGGGGCGGGCGCATTTTCATTCGCGATTATGTCGGTTACCGCGCCGGCATTCACATGAAAGCCTACCGGGAGATGAAGCCGGTCATCGTCATTGGCGGCGCCGCCCAACATTTTCTCGGCGAATATATGGCCGGCGGCGTCATCCTTGTTCTGGGCCTGGGGGCAAAGGATCGCCCGCCGGTCGGCGATTATGTCGGGACAGGTATGCACGGCGGGGTTATTTATATCCGGGGCCGCGTTGATAGCGACTGCCTGGGTAAGGAAGTGAGCGTTCTGCCGCTGACCGATGCCGACTGGGATACCATCCGGAATTTGGTAGAGGACTATTGCCGCTATTTTGGCGGCGATACACAGGCCATACTGGATGCGCCGTTCGTGAAGCTTGCGCCGGTGACCCACCGCCCGTACGGGCTGTTGTACGTGCCCTAA
- a CDS encoding branched-chain amino acid ABC transporter permease: MEFSSFSQQLGQQLINGISLGSIYALIALGYTMVYGIIRLINFAHGDIYMLGAYAGFFATTVFKWPFIPSLVFAMAVAAAAGIIIERAAYRPLRHAPKIAVLITAIGISLLLEYGGILLVTPQPRTFPAVFPAELYHFGGLVVNNQQIVILTVSLILMVVLTYVVNRTKVGKAMRAVSYDTDAARLMGIDVDRIISVTFAIGSSLAAAAGVLVGVYYNSIDPLMGIMPGLKAFVAAVLGGIGIIPGAMLGGIIMGIIEALVSGFISSTFRDAAAFAILIIILLFKPSGLLGKNVREKV, translated from the coding sequence ATGGAATTCAGCTCATTTTCCCAGCAACTTGGCCAGCAGCTTATTAACGGTATCTCCCTCGGCAGCATTTATGCCTTAATTGCTTTGGGCTACACCATGGTGTATGGTATCATCCGCCTGATTAACTTTGCTCATGGCGATATTTATATGCTGGGCGCTTATGCCGGTTTTTTTGCTACGACCGTATTTAAATGGCCGTTTATCCCGTCATTGGTTTTTGCCATGGCTGTTGCTGCCGCGGCCGGTATCATCATCGAGCGGGCTGCTTACCGTCCGCTGCGCCATGCACCGAAAATCGCCGTACTTATTACGGCCATCGGTATATCGCTACTGTTAGAGTACGGCGGCATCTTACTGGTGACGCCGCAGCCACGCACCTTCCCGGCCGTTTTCCCGGCCGAGCTGTATCATTTTGGTGGGCTGGTGGTCAATAACCAGCAGATCGTTATCCTTACCGTTTCGTTAATTCTAATGGTCGTACTGACCTATGTCGTTAACCGCACCAAAGTGGGCAAGGCCATGCGGGCGGTATCTTACGATACCGATGCGGCGCGCCTGATGGGTATCGACGTGGATCGCATCATTTCGGTGACCTTTGCCATTGGTTCTAGTTTGGCTGCCGCCGCCGGCGTGCTGGTAGGGGTGTATTATAACTCGATCGACCCGCTGATGGGTATCATGCCTGGTCTTAAAGCTTTCGTGGCCGCCGTGCTGGGCGGTATCGGCATTATTCCCGGGGCAATGTTAGGCGGAATTATTATGGGCATCATCGAAGCGTTGGTTAGTGGCTTCATTTCCTCCACTTTCCGCGATGCCGCAGCCTTTGCCATTCTGATCATTATTCTGCTCTTTAAACCGTCCGGCCTTTTAGGCAAAAATGTGCGCGAGAAAGTGTAG
- a CDS encoding ABC transporter substrate-binding protein, whose protein sequence is MKKKWLSFTGLAVALTMVAGLVAGCGGSSTTSSDAKEIKVGGNLELTGGVATFGNSVANGVKLAFKEVNAAGGVLGKQLVFIAADNKSEPSESTNAITKLITKDKVVAVIGAVASTNTLAAVQVAQDNKIPLITPTSTNPRVTVENGKVREWVFRSCFIDPFQGSVMANFASKSLNAKTAAIYTDNSSDYSKGLTEVFEQTFTKNGGKIVAKEAFLQKDQDFKAALTKIKAANPDVIFIPAYYEEVGKIVKQARELGITVPLLGADGWDSPKLVEIAGAAALNNVYFSNHYSPEDKDPRVVKFVEAYKKEYGQVPDALAALGYDAAMLLVDAIKRAGSAEPAKIKDALAQTKNLQLVSGVISLDANHNPVKSAAIIELKDGKQIFKEKINP, encoded by the coding sequence GTGAAGAAGAAATGGCTGTCCTTTACGGGGCTGGCGGTGGCGCTGACGATGGTTGCCGGTCTTGTCGCCGGCTGCGGCGGCTCGTCCACGACCAGCAGTGATGCAAAAGAAATAAAGGTTGGCGGTAACCTTGAACTCACCGGTGGGGTCGCTACTTTTGGCAACTCCGTGGCCAACGGTGTAAAACTGGCGTTTAAGGAAGTAAATGCCGCCGGCGGCGTGCTTGGTAAACAACTGGTTTTCATCGCGGCCGACAATAAGTCGGAACCGTCCGAGTCGACCAATGCCATTACCAAACTGATCACCAAAGATAAAGTGGTCGCGGTTATCGGCGCGGTCGCCAGCACTAACACCCTGGCAGCGGTCCAGGTCGCTCAGGATAACAAGATCCCGCTGATTACACCAACTTCCACCAACCCGCGCGTGACGGTGGAAAACGGTAAGGTGCGCGAATGGGTCTTCCGGTCCTGCTTCATTGATCCCTTCCAAGGCTCGGTCATGGCCAACTTTGCTAGCAAGTCGCTTAATGCCAAGACAGCCGCGATTTATACCGATAACAGTTCGGACTATTCCAAAGGTTTGACGGAAGTGTTTGAGCAGACCTTTACCAAAAACGGCGGCAAAATAGTGGCCAAAGAAGCCTTCCTGCAAAAAGACCAGGACTTTAAAGCAGCCCTAACCAAGATTAAAGCCGCTAACCCGGATGTTATCTTTATCCCGGCGTACTATGAAGAAGTGGGCAAAATCGTGAAACAGGCCCGTGAACTGGGCATTACCGTACCGCTTCTGGGCGCGGACGGCTGGGATTCGCCTAAACTTGTCGAAATCGCCGGCGCCGCTGCCCTCAACAACGTCTACTTCAGCAACCATTACTCGCCGGAAGACAAAGACCCGCGCGTCGTGAAGTTCGTTGAAGCGTACAAGAAAGAATACGGCCAAGTGCCGGACGCCTTGGCGGCGCTCGGTTATGACGCCGCCATGCTCCTCGTCGACGCCATTAAGCGGGCCGGCAGCGCTGAACCCGCTAAAATAAAAGACGCGTTGGCGCAGACCAAAAACTTGCAGCTGGTATCCGGCGTGATTTCGCTTGACGCCAACCATAATCCGGTTAAGAGCGCGGCCATTATTGAACTGAAAGACGGGAAACAAATCTTCAAGGAAAAAATCAATCCTTAA